agtttctttttctcagccCTTCACATCAGAAGGAACTATTTGCTCCCCTTGTTTTTCAGCACTGGATATGAGGCAGAAGGACAAAAGCAATTTGCCAATGGTCAAACAGAATATCAGGAAAAGTACTGGGAATAAAACCTGAGGCTTACTAATAATGAGGCACCTGGTTTCATTGCCCGACATTCTCAAGCACTGTACTTTGACTTGTCTCCTACTGGATGCACTCCTATTTCTACTTCATTCTCTATAACTGCTCATTAGAGTGGAGCTAACTAGAAGCAACCCCAAACTGTGTCAGATATGGAGCtatcttaaaacagaaattttaattaaaccaagCTCAGCTGCAATTCAAACATATAGAAGAATGAGTCAAGCTCTATGATACATTTAACCATTCCTCTCTTATCTTGTATTACTCTTTAAAACCTACTTTTCACATTTCTCTTGAAAAGTTATATTAGCACAGGATCAACTTTGTTGCTGTTTATAGTAAGACAGTAAAGCTACATGGCCAAATGCGAAGTGTTTTCGTAGAAACTTAGCTGACCATACCTCAATCTAAAATTTACATTCACAAAGTATATTATTAAATAGTTCTAAATGGGGCCACATGCAATGAGGTATTCATGTTTACATGACATTTACTGATTCAAAATAGACATCCTGTCAAAAATTCAACCACAGACACTTGCCATAGAGATAGTTCTAGCTATGCTGCCAGATcactaaatatataaatcctcctcttctatttagaagaattttgatggaaaaagtcatttatgaaGATCTGTATCAGCAACTAGATATACTCAAAATgcatggtgtaggaaagtggggAGTATTTAGTTAAATTATGACTTTTCAAGCTGTCTTTATATTGGGCTACTAAATTGATACTTTTTACTGGATTGTAAAATTAAGTTATATTGTGGAGGGAAATATTCCTCCAACTGGTTTTACAGATGTTCTAATTGAATATCTTTTTGGAAGAGGATAACATAAGAAACTAAATTGATcatttcaatatattaaaataatctgtGTAGATGGTCTGAATGTTAAGATAACATAGTATTAAACACTTATTGGCATCACAATAGTTCAAAATCTTGGGTGTTATAATTAGTTCTGTCTCTGGCATTATTATGCACATTCTTAATACATAGATCTAGAGGCACTGGTAGGCAAAGAGATCTCAGTTTTTCATTCCTACTGCTTTTTTAATCTAGATGCTAATCAGTACAATAAGCCATGCCAACTCAGAGTTAGAAATCAGACCTATTCTAAGATCACGACATTGTGATTTTCTAGCAAAATGTTTTTACCTGCTTTGACTAATCCTATTTTAAATACTCTAACTTTGAATAGCTCACAGGACAGTACTGGTGACTCTTACCTTGATATAACTGATTtcattcttaatttaattttgtgaCAGCTCAGATCTTAAAAGCAATCTATTGTTCCCTTGTCAGACTTAGAAACGACTGATACATCCAAGTGCATACTTCCTGGTTCATACCAAATTGATGGCTGGGTCTACAGGAAATCAATACTGGATGATTGAGCCTGTtctataaatttagaaaaatttaggaaaaaataaagaaaattatccaATTTGATGATTTAGGGCTAGAATAGTCAAAAATTAGTTTTGTGAAATGGGTTTCCTAAGATGTTTTGTAGATATATCATGAATGAGAACAGAATATTATCAcatttatttcacattatttGAATCAACATAGCATTCAGCATTCagctttttaaagactttattttttagagaagttttaggtttacaacaaaacttGAGTAAAGTACAGAGATTTATCATATACCCCCTACCCTTACACATGCATCACTCACCAAAATAGTACATTTTTACTAATCACAACACATCCTAATCACCTGATGCCATAGCTTaacttagggttcactcttggtgttgtacattatATGGGTTTGGACAAAAACATAATggcatatatccatcattataatataatATGGAGTGTTTTTACTGCCCTAAGTATCCTCTATGTTCTGCCCCTTCATCCCCCATTCCCAATGCCTGGCAACCACTGCTATTTTTATTaccttcatagttttgccttttctagaatgttatatTCTTGGAATCGTACAATACATAagcttttcagattggcttttttcatgtAGTAATATGCagtttaaggttcctccatgtctttttatggcttgacAGCCCATTTTcgtttagcactgaataatattccattgtctcaatataccatagtttatttatccatttatccactgaaggatatcttggttgcttccaagcttTGTCAAACCTTTATGTGCAGGTTtctgtgtgaacatgttttcaactGCTTTGAGGAAATACCAAAGAGTGTAATTGTTGGATCTTATGATAAgactatgtttagttttgtaagaaaccaccaaactgtcttccaaattgGCTGTAtgattttgcattcccaccagcaatgtaggagagttcctgttgctccacatccttgtcagcatttggtgttgtgaaccttctggattttggccattctaataggtgtgtagtggtatgtcatttttgttttaatttgcatttccctgatggcatatgatgtggaacatcttttcatgtgtttgtcatCTGTAGATCTCTTTGGTGACATGTCTGTTAAAGTCTTTGGatcattttttaatcaagttgtttttttttaattaagttttaaaatggtttttctgtatattttggaaaacagttcttTGTTACATGTGTCTTGCAAATATTTACTCctagtctgtggtttgtcttctcattttttgtcATTGTCTATATGTCATTGCCTGAACAGAagttttgaatttaaatgaaGTCCAGCTATTATCTTTTTTCATGATTTATGTCtttgatgttgtatctaaaaagacatcaccatacccaaggtcatctaggttttcccTATGTTATCTTCtcagagtttcatagttttgtgttttacatttcggtttatgattcattttgagttaatctcTGTAAAGGGTATAAAGTCTGAatgtagattcattttttttacatgtgcatgtccagttgtttcagcaccatttgctgaagagactctttgcTCTGTTGTAACATTCACATTTTTTAGTAATTTAGACTTTGCTTTAGTGATGCCAGTAGAAATTGGTACTCTATTCTGTCACTTCACATAATAGctgcatttccattttctttttattacaaatCAATAATGCAATTAACATAACAAGATCCCAAGAGCTATTTACGTAATTATtgcttttataaagaaaagaaccACTACATAAGCTGTAAAGCAgcttaaaacaaaatcataaaacaagTTCCAGGAAACCACTCTTCAGAAAAACAACATAGTATATCTTTTACACAACctgttttctttaagattttgtaATAACTGAAGATAGACTAGCACCAACCAAATCAAGGAACTCACTCTATTTACTGAAAGAATCAACACAATCCAGTTTGGGTTCCCAAAGGAAAATATGCTGTCTTTCAGTTATGTTGATACTATTTTAGACCaataattcctttattttgtttaactatggaaaacaactttaggacaagaaaaagaaacttagcAGTCTGACCATGCATATACACCACTTCCTATATTCATCAAATGAGAGTTGTAAACAACTTAATGTGATGTGTATTTAATGACATTTCATGAATTGTTTGCAGGATAAGTAGGCATAAATTATAAGTAGCATACCTCTCTTACTcttgttccctctccctctctctctctcacacacacacacacacacacacacattttttgtcTCACTTAAAACACCATTTGAATTGTTTTATAGACTGAATTAAAGACAGTGAGGGGCAGTGACAGACATGCATATTAAGACAGATCACATAGTCAGATAACAGTGGGAGATGCAAGCATCAGATTTCAGAGCAAAGTACATTTAGGTGGATAATTAGTGTTGAAAGGTCGTGGTGCAAAAGTAGACCATGAGATATGGCATCCAGAAGTGGGGCTCCGGGATATGAGTCTATAAGAAAATCCATAATTAATACATGATAACAACTGGAAGGGGATAAGGCAACAAGTTACTTTCAAATCTGGAGAGGGGTATGGTCTTAGGTCAGAAAGGAACTCTGCCAAAATTAAAGGGCTTCCAGTTCAGGTAATACTGGAATCACTACTTGAAAAATAATACTTGAAGACTCATcaaaacttcatattaaaaagaaaccagaaggGCAGGCAGGCCAGTGGGCTTTTCCCACCCACTCTCCCACCTCCAGAAGGAAAGTACATGTTCTCTGTTGCATGTGCTTATATCACTGACAGAACAACTTTCCTTTGATGATTTTCAAGAAAGCTGTACTATGAAATGGCAAAGTCTCCAGGAGGCAGAATGCCATTGCCTCTGGGGAAACGGGTCCTTTTTTCCAGTGTAGTGGTCAGTGGGAGCTGTGTCCTTACATATTACCTTATACAAAAAGCTTTTTCCAGGGCTTCCTATTACGAGCTGGTATTGGAGCAGCTGCACAGCCACCCTGAGTCCCTGGAAGCTCTGTGCACTCCTCTCAACATCCACTATCTACACCTCACTGACAAGTACAACTTTGTGGATATTGCCAGTACCCAGTTGAAGATTCCTGTCTCTGGATTCAAGTCAGAGGGCCATCTCTATGTCAGCTCATCCAGAGATGCCCCCTTTCAGAGATGGCACCCTCAGGATGTCTTCTTAAATCTTAAGGATGGTTAGCAGATTCCTGTGTTCAAGTTCAGTATGGACAGTGGTGATGATATAGAAACAGAGTAAAGGTGATCAAAAAGACTCAGCATTCTCCAAGCATGGCCTTTCCTCATCACAATGTACCCTCCATGGCTGTAAGCCAGTTTTTCAGCCAGAGGGGATGATTATATGTGCTGGCATATGGTAATTTTGGTATAATTCTAATTTGGCCACACTATTGTGGGGTTTTTATTTAATCAGAAAGTTTTACTATGAATATATAGGTATTTATTTGAGAACTCACTGTGTAAAAGCAgaacacagaataaaaagaatcgctatttaaaatttttaaaaggagaagaagaagaagaagacaacgaagaagaagaagaggaagaagaagaagaagaagaagaagaagcagccaCCACCTCCAGAGTGAATCTTCTAAATGAAAATCAGGGCATTTCTTGCTTAACATTTCCAGTGGTTCTCCACCACATTTAGAAAAGCTTTAGCATAGCTTATAAGACTTACCTTGACTTGCACCAACCCTACCCCATGTTTTTGATATTCCTTGAAATATGCCAAACTCGCTCTCATCTCTGGGCTTTTGCACTTTCTGTGTTCTTTGCCTCCAATCTTGGCTCATTCCCTTAATGTTCCATTAAGGATTCtactcaaatgtcatcttctcagaGATGTTCTgagaatcttttttatttgtatttatttatttatttatttatttattttaaagacagagagggaaagaggtagaggcagaaggagagagagatcctcttaagcaggctccatgctcagcacagagcacgaccctgggatcatgacccaagccaaaaatcaagagtcggatgctcatccaagtgagccacccagacacccctgagaATCATATTTAAAACAGCAACCTACCACTCTAGAACCCCttaccactttttatttttctttatatgtgacgttgttttttttttcaatatatgaaatttattgtcaaattggtttccatacaacacccagtgctcatcccaaaaggtgccctcctcaatacccatcacccaccccaccctccctctcaccccccatcaaccttcagtttgttctcagtttttaagagtctcttatgctttggctctctcccactgtaacctcttGATATGTGACGttgttgaatatatttatttgtttacttagtACCTTCTCCATTAGAATATCAGTTCCATGAAGGTAGAACTTTCTGTTGTGTCACTCTTGTAACTAGCATGAGAGGTAGAATTACTGCTATAAAGATAATTAAACATAAACTTCAGGAACTCTCATTTGCATAGCCTCATTTAAATGGCCTGCATGTAATtctgtatgtataatttttagtCTTCAAAGTGAGTTATCAAAATCATGTAAGCTTTAGACTCCATTAAACCTCTGCTTAGCATCTAGTGCCTGACATTTCATaagcccttaataaatatttttgaatgagtgaattttaaaaatgaatgaataccttaaatattttaagataaaaagatttGTTAGCTCTCTCCCTGATAGCAATCTTTGGTAAGTGTTGGTCTTAACTGAAAGGTGAAAGATGTTGGGTGTCCATTGAGGATAATGGAACAAGGCTGTTCTGAAGGATAtggaagaaattttagaaaaggatGCTGTGGGCTCTTAAAGTAAACTTTGTTTACCTCATAATTTTTCCTAGTGTTGGGATACTAAATTAGGCCAAAAGTACACATTATGATTTAATGCCTTAATAAATTGGGTTCCTATTATAATTCCATTCTTTGTGACACAGccttttttctctcatatttccTAAGATATGAGCTATCTTTTCTAGTATATCCAGGGAGTATCCacaatttaagaaaatcattGAAGCATGACTGCTTCCTCATTACTGCACTgggttatttcttcctttttcttacacTGTTTTTATAGTTCTCAAAGCTTTTAAGAAAGTTTATGGATTCAACCAGGATTGTGCAATAGAGTGGCATTTGCCCAGTGGAAAAACAGATGCACATTATATGTATATCttataaatactgttttatatatatatatatatatatatatatttaaatatatgtacacacatatattatatataataaatgtgacatattatatataatcaatGTGAGATTTAGCAAGCAAACCTTAGGATTTATTTTCACTTGTTAATTGTAGTTCCCCCATAGGATCATCCAGCTCTTCCTGTCATTAATAAGGAATTCATAAAAATGAGCCATAATAGAAGAGATTAGTTAAATAATACATTACACCTTAAATAATGGTCAAAACTAGTTACTATGAAAACCATCTATGAATTGATCACTCTCAATTTATAGAAGCccatctggttttgtttttaatctactCAAATTGTTTTTTGGCCAGTAGCACTGCCTGAGGCAAATTTATATCAACTTGACAAAAAGCAATACAAAGTCTTGCTTCAGAGATTCTCATTGCTTAAAGCTACAATACTTCTTTAAAAGCTCCAAGGtgttataattaaaaatgtatcaatTGCTTAACTTGTCAACCAAAGGCAGTTATTGTAAAGCATTATTTCCCCTCAAACAAATAGACTGTCATTGCTCATGTGTGattgcatttaaagaaaaaaatataagtaaagtgTAAATTTAACTTCTGGGAAGTAAGCCTCATCAAAGCATTTCCAAAACCTTCTGGAATCTGTTCCCTTTCTGGGAAGCTGTACATACTAACCTCCCATTCGCATTTATAAACATGTGCAAACACAATTAACATGCAGATTTTTGATGGTGACTTGAGAGGAGGGGCGGAAAAAACTTTCTCCAGAAATGTTAATTTGACTTTAGTAACAGAATGTCATTTGAAATTGTAGTTAAAGATATCTCTttttagtgatttcttttttattttaccctTCCCTTGCCCCCTCTTTTTCCccaagaaatgaagaatgcaatTAACAGCAtaatgattaaagaaataattaggcACTGCAGGCTCACATCACAATAATTTAGGACAATTTCATGCTTTTACTGCCATATCAAATTAACAAATTTTCTCTGTTACAAAAAAGTTCATGAAATAAAATTACCCTATCTTCCCCTGATTCCACtgccaataaaaaaataaaacagacacgGATGGCAAagggaactttttaaaatcttgtatgaaaaggaataaaatcacttcttcataaattaaaatttaagaatcagTTCTGCTGTGTTGTGTTTGTACAAACAAGTTGCTTTtcatggaaagattttattttgattaaataacAGACTCAACTCACTGCAAATAATTGTGTTGTTAATCTCACTACACTACTTTGAACTGAAAGTGAGGAAAAACTGGTCAATGTTAATCAATTGCCTTGGAGGAACACAGAGCTCTTTTGACAGAGGTGCATAATGGATGAAGCACAAAATGAGATAATTGGGAGATGTTTATCCTAGAGGGTGCTAAGTTCATAATTACAATTAAAAAGTTCTCATATCCTAATATTATTCTCTGTAAAGACACACACTCTGTCTTCATTTGACTgcatcaatatatatttttccaaatcaaTAAAGTTCATCTGTGACCTGGCCTGAGGTTGGATATGTAACAGAAGAATGTAAATAATGCCAACTACTCATATTTTTATCTTACTGTGAGTGCTATTGCATGGCCGTTCAGAGGTAGCTTCTTAACCAGAGAAGTAATAACCTTCTTAAATATAAGACCCCGAGGTGctctggaaaatataaatatttgaatgttttgttccaaaaaatttaaaaatgccttgTTTCAGGATTATgtattataaatttcaaaatcacCAAGTGAATGTCTATATATTAAGATATTAGAAAATTCATGGACAGATAAAGAATTTTTCAGAGCTGCTTTATTCAAGTAGGGATAGTTCAACAACTTGTTTCTATCAAGAAAATTACAACATGTTGTTGACAGCTCTTTGTGACCTGTCATATAGTCAAGGTATAAACCTTTAAcacataacaataataattaatataatgcaTTATGATATTTCTTCACCATCTATAAAACACTTCTGTTAGTTTACAACCTTGAAATTTCCCTGGGTGAAATTCAAAACTGGCCCCATATGTGGAGGGCAAGgtgagactgaagaaagaggaagaccaCCCCAaattggtaggtggcagttttaatagaCAAGGGAACTTAGATACTAGGCTTGTCTTGGGTAGATGCAAGACAAATAGATCTCCACACCTACCCACCCAAATCTTAAAGAGTTTAAATAAAGGCCTTAGTGGGGGTCAGTCACATATAtagtccagatggtctcaacaacacTTTACTCTTTTAAGGCTGCATGTTTGAAGGGGTTCTTAGTGTGGGAATGGTGAGGTGGatgtacattccaaggacagggaaaAGGGTAAGGAGCTTCCAGTTGGTCTAGCTCACAGGCCAACCTGCAGTCACAACCTTTCAGTGACTTCCTCTAATACCTTTCTTCTTTACAACAATCTTCTGAAGTAAGTACGGCTGTTTTCATCACTCCATTGCCATTGTATGGTTGAGAATGTGGGGGTTTAGTCGGTAAGTAGCAAAAAGAATTTCAattcaggtcttctgactccaggTCTCATGCTTACTTTCCTATGCAACATGAAGACATAATAATTtgacaatcagaaagaatgaaatcttgccatttgcaactacatggatggaactagagggtattatgctaagtgaaattagagaaagacaaatatcatatgacttcactcgtatgaggactttaagacacagaacagatgaacacaatggaagggaagcaaaaatcatataaaaacagggagggggacaaaacataagagacccttaaaaatggagaacagagggttactggaagggttgtgggaggggggatgggctaaatgggtgaggggcattaaggaatctactcctgaaatcattgtttcactatatgctaactaatttggatgtaaattaaaaaaataaaatttaaaaaaattttaaaaaagacataataattTGAAGAGCCAAAGAAGAAGGTAGAAAGGGATTTAAACCATGATACTGGTGCCCATTCTCTTGCAGGCCAGTCACAGGTATATTTACTAGCTTTGTTTCTTTGACATGTTTCACAGTGCTAATAATGTATATCATAATGCCCAGCTACGTGACTGGTCTGTACAGATTATAAGAAGAtgtccattttaatttaaatatttgtaatttacaTAATTTACATAAAGACATATCCTCCAGTTGGTTTATAAGCCCTTAACAATTAGTTTGAGAAAGATTTTATTGTGGCCCGAGTtattattggtaaaaaaaaaaaaggaacatcttAGGAATCAATACTCAGACAGGAATGGGGACCCTCAGAAGTTTCATAAGACATCAGTGCTGATGTCTTTGCTTCTGTTTCATAGCTTCACTTCACTTCTAGTTCAGAGCTTAAGTGCTGTTTAAATCTTATTATTTTCAGGGTAAGTAtacacagcatttaaaaaaatcatttaatgcaTCCAGGTAGACTTTCAAGATGCTTGTTTAATATTAAGGTTAAAAGGAAATTCTGCATCTACTCCAACTCTTTTCTTTGTACAAATAAAGACGGTAAGGTTCAGAGGTGCTACAACTTGCCCAACTTCTCACAATTAGTGGTATAATTGGAAATGTAATTCTGCTTTCTTGTATGCCACTTAAACTTCTTTCCATCAGATCCCTTA
This region of Felis catus isolate Fca126 chromosome X, F.catus_Fca126_mat1.0, whole genome shotgun sequence genomic DNA includes:
- the LOC101098936 gene encoding cytochrome c oxidase assembly factor 1 homolog; amino-acid sequence: MPLPLGKRVLFSSVVVSGSCVLTYYLIQKAFSRASYYELVLEQLHSHPESLEALCTPLNIHYLHLTDKYNFVDIASTQLKIPVSGFKSEGHLYVSSSRDAPFQRWHPQDVFLNLKDG